One window of the Brevundimonas goettingensis genome contains the following:
- the recF gene encoding DNA replication/repair protein RecF (All proteins in this family for which functions are known are DNA-binding proteins that assist the filamentation of RecA onto DNA for the initiation of recombination or recombinational repair.) has protein sequence MERPVITALTLTDFRSYASATLRVGAGPVVLHGPNGAGKTNLLEALSLFTPGRGLRGATAVEMGRREPGEAGGRAWAVALTLDGGDGDEIKLGTGVQSAGAARRIVRIDGETAPPGRLLDYLRPVWATPEQDRLFSDARAERLKFFDRLVFAADPAHAATVSAYEKALRERLRLLTDGAEGREADPLWLDALELRLAESGARAAMARASALEALQAGIDARGDRPFPQADLGLSGEAEGLAVSGADEAAIAAVIREGMVRSRGRDAAAGRSLYGPHRSDLTALHREKNRPAAEGSSGEQKALVLNLILAQIVRLKSEGGASPVLLLDEAPAHLDANRRAALFDEIVALNLQAFMTGTEAALFEDLQGRARFVRVEGGALLAEA, from the coding sequence ATGGAACGCCCTGTGATCACCGCCCTCACCCTCACCGACTTCCGCTCCTATGCGAGCGCGACCCTGCGCGTGGGGGCGGGGCCGGTGGTGCTGCATGGGCCGAACGGGGCGGGCAAGACCAATCTGCTGGAGGCCTTGAGCCTGTTCACCCCCGGGCGTGGGCTGCGCGGGGCGACGGCGGTGGAGATGGGGCGGCGCGAGCCCGGCGAGGCCGGCGGCCGGGCCTGGGCCGTGGCCCTGACGCTGGACGGCGGAGACGGCGACGAGATCAAGCTCGGCACGGGGGTGCAATCGGCGGGCGCGGCGCGGCGCATCGTGCGCATCGACGGGGAGACGGCGCCGCCGGGGCGGCTGCTCGACTACCTGAGGCCCGTCTGGGCGACGCCCGAGCAGGACCGGCTGTTCTCCGACGCCCGGGCCGAGCGGCTGAAATTCTTCGACCGACTGGTCTTCGCCGCCGACCCCGCCCATGCGGCGACGGTCTCGGCCTATGAGAAGGCCCTGCGCGAGCGGCTGCGGCTTCTGACCGACGGCGCGGAGGGGCGGGAAGCCGACCCCCTGTGGCTGGATGCGCTGGAGCTGCGACTGGCCGAGAGCGGGGCCCGGGCGGCGATGGCCCGTGCGAGCGCTCTGGAGGCCCTGCAGGCCGGTATCGACGCGCGCGGCGACCGTCCCTTCCCCCAGGCCGATCTCGGCCTTTCCGGCGAGGCCGAGGGGCTGGCGGTGAGCGGCGCGGACGAGGCGGCCATCGCCGCCGTGATCCGGGAGGGCATGGTGCGGTCGCGCGGCCGTGACGCCGCCGCCGGCCGGTCCCTCTATGGCCCGCACCGCTCGGACCTGACGGCCCTGCACCGGGAGAAGAACCGCCCCGCCGCCGAGGGGTCTTCGGGAGAGCAGAAGGCGCTGGTCCTGAACCTGATCCTCGCCCAGATCGTGCGCCTGAAATCCGAAGGTGGCGCGTCCCCGGTTCTGCTGCTCGACGAGGCCCCGGCCCACCTCGATGCAAACCGCCGTGCGGCCCTGTTCGACGAGATCGTCGCCCTGAATCTGCAGGCCTTCATGACCGGCACCGAGGCCGCCCTGTTCGAGGATTTGCAGGGCCGCGCACGCTTCGTCCGGGTCGAGGGCGGGGCCCTTTTGGCCGAGGCCTGA